One Camelina sativa cultivar DH55 chromosome 3, Cs, whole genome shotgun sequence genomic window carries:
- the LOC104777472 gene encoding uncharacterized protein LOC104777472 yields the protein MESLSVTHRVVRNNKRLPQSRYSPYTKETNLTNYEKQKEEAVQLGVDLSLSVAEAMFLLSDDMRSTLLFCLWLLKYAGNKDINAPVVGRELDRFVLILRNRESSLGGVVKPSDFEHYNQELKKLEETLRSSKDVSAEANGFAREAIKSNILYLWKSLFETSQPKVINPRTRILEMFSPLFNQPREDDCSSLIASLHI from the exons ATGGAATCGTTATCAGTGACTCACCGCGTTGTCCGTAACAACAAGAGATTGCCACAATCTAGGTATTCTCCTTACACTAAAGAGACTAATCTTACAAATTATGAGAAGCAGAAAGAGGAGGCTGTGCAACTTGGAGTTGACCTCTCGCTCTCTGTGGCTGAAGCAATGTTCTTGTTATCTGATGACATGCGTTCTACGTTACTGTTTTGTCTTTGGCTATTGAAGTATGCAGGGAACAAAGACATTAACGCTCCTGTGGTAGGAAG AGAATTGGATCggtttgttttgattctcagaaacagagaaagctcTCTTGGTGGAGTAGTGAAACCATCTGATTTTGAACATTACAACCAAGAGCTGAAGAAGCTAGAGGAGACGTTGAGGTCTTCCAAAGATGTTTCAGCAGAGGCGAATGGGTTTGCGAGAGAAGCCATCAAGTCTAACATTCTTTATTTGTGGAAGTCTCTATTTGAAACATCACAGCCCAAGGTGATAAACCCTAGGACTAGAATTCTTGAGATGTTTAGTCCTCTCTTTAACCAACCAAGGGAGGATGATTGCTCTAGTCTTATTGCTTCTTTACACATATGA